The region GTGACAAACACCTGATTTGGAAACACCGCAACATCGATGCATTTGAAATTCAGATAGACGACTAAGTTAGATTCAAGATAATGAGGACCCTTTTCATTCATTACTTTTTTGAACTTCTCTGTTTCCTCATACAACCGTTCGACAACAAATTTTGGAATAGTTGTTTCGTTCTCGTCACTATCACTATCATAATCTTTGACTTCCACATCATCATAATTATGAAATTTCGATGTCGAGGGTTGGTCAGTGTTAACATTTTTCCAATGAACCATTACAAATTTCTTTACCCTTGGCCATCAAAGTGACATTAATGACGGACAACTAAAAACAATCAATAGTTTCCTCTTCCTCAATCTCACTGATATTGTCACTTGTCAGAatcatcttcaatatcagcaaaattgtGTTGAGAGTCAATTGTCGAATTCTCAGTCtctttcaaaattttgatttgttcagtCTTAGTAAGATTCTCATTGAGAATATGtactaaatcattagcatctAAACATTCATCTATTTTAACAATCCCATAATCATAAGAATCATTTAGGACTTTATTGAATTCATAGATCTTTTTATCACAATCATAGGAAATGGTATCGGTTTTCTCTCTTTCGAATAATAGAAAAGGCAATAAATTTCTATGTTATTCTTTGCTAATATCAGAGAAATGATGAAGATCTGTTAGTTTAGCATACAATTGTTTTGTACTTTTACAATAAATATTACGCTATTTCATTAATACACCATTGTCTACTCTAACAACATCCTTATCTAGAGTAATATTATTTAGTTGTAACTCTAGATTTTCTACTTGACTCCTCTTAGATGCAAACTGTTTCTGTGTTTCTAGCAACAAAAATTTCGATTTCTCAGCTTCTCTACTAACATAAACAAGCATGTCATTAACATAAGAAAGAGTATCATCGAAGTCAGATAAAACTGTATTATAAGAACTGAAAGGAATATCAAAGGATTTGAGAAGATAACGTACCTTCGAAGTCAGTGGAGATTTTTCTGCTCCAGTTGACACAAAGCATTTTCCATTCACCTTCTCCTCATCAGAATTTCCTTCTTCAAGCCTCAAATACATTGCTTCGTGTGTAGGGTTCCTTATTTCCTCACCATTGAAGCCAGATGACCAGATCTTGTATGTACCATCCCCATCAGCACCTCCCTTAGAAACAAGTGACAATCCTTTCATCCTTGCTCTTACTTGCTCCAACCTCTCTACATAATATGCATTATCCTTcactttttctttctttcttctcctcctttttTCTTAGCATGCAATCAAATGCCAAATTGTTTTCCCCATTATAGTAGTTGCAATCGAATCCAGAATCTCCCTTCAGTTTCTTTTCAGCCTTCTCAATCAGAGTCTTGCTCTCCTTTTTCTCTACCTTCGATTCCTCTCTCATTCCTTTCCTAGAAGACACATTTCCTTTGAAATCATTTTTTCCCTTTAACTTCGGATTAAATAGCTTTTCAAAAAACTTCTTCACTTTGTTGTTTGAGTAACAAGAAACAAATTCATCCTCCGAATTCACAAGGAAACCTTCGTCTTCCGGATCAACTTTCTCAGCCACTTTGATCACACCTTCTTTTCCAGACACCTTCGAAATCAATGCAAGAGGACCTCCGAAATTAATCTTTCCCTCTTCAGCTATCTCATTAATTTCATTCTCATGAGCTTTGAGAACATTATAAAGGTCTCCCAATGAGTAGTTATTGAAGCTTTGCTGTGTGTTGATAATCAAGCTGATATTTCTCCATTCTTTTCGAAGTCCCATTAAGAAAGTGAGATTGTACTCAAGTGTTGAACATGTAACCCCATAACGAGTGCATTTGAAGATCAACTCACTGAGACGATCATAGTAAAATTTGATGGTTTCACCATCCttttgcttgaattcaccaagttCAAGTAGACACTGCTTAACTaaactcttcttcatcttctcgcTTCCCTGATACTTCAGATCTCTTTTGCCATTTTGCATCTTCTAACATaactataaatatattttatttagaaTTATTatcttattattaataattttttatatatattaattataaataacattgtttactctaaatattttattattatattggttgaattattaaatttgactAGATTATAACCCGCGTGAAACGCGGGGGAACGTATTaaaaaaattaccaaaaattCTTATATATTGCATAATACTTATAAAAGAAAGTTTATGGCTATTGTTATTATTGAAAGGTGAAGAAGAAACACTCAAATCGATAAATAACTATAAACGTTGCAGGACCTCTTTGTAGACAacgttttttgttttattagttgaacgaccttCATCGTCACATATGAGTACCTTCAAACCTTTTTTGCTTGTTACACAAGAAACAACTACATATAACTGACCATGGGTGAAGACAGGTCTAtgcaagtataatccaacatttgataATGAGTGTCATTGACTTTTGTTAATGGTCATAGCGAAACAAACTGTTATTGGAAATTGCCTACGTTGAAAACGGAATGGTATTTTTTATCGGATGGGGTCAACTTCATTCGAGGTATATAAGTAGTCTCGTTGAAAAATATACCAGATATGATTCATGCTTCAGTCATGTGTCTTCCAAGCCTTACGATTTGTAATCTAGTACCATTGCATAGTCCTCTGGTTTGGTCGATATTACGAAGCAACATGACCGGAACACCTTTTTTCAGTATAAGTTTATGGTTGGGAATTCCAGAAGCCTTAAAAGCATTCAACACATACGGAGAGTATACTAATTTCTCAAAAGAATCTCCTGTCTTGGTCTCACATAAGGAATCTGAACTCAGATATGTTTTCCCTTCATCTTTCATCAATTCTAACATATAGTCGTTGATAGCATCAACTTCTTCATTGGTAGGGACCAAAATAGCTTTATCTTGAAAATACGATAGATCATCAAGATGGTTATGAAAAGATGAATAAATGCAGGATACAATTGAATGA is a window of Lactuca sativa cultivar Salinas chromosome 1, Lsat_Salinas_v11, whole genome shotgun sequence DNA encoding:
- the LOC111891310 gene encoding uncharacterized protein LOC111891310, translating into MHCFEAVYRTLRDIILPKNHDKPFGGKTIVFGGDFRQILPVIERGNRLDIVQASSHSSRLWRECTFLRLTVNMRLQFGCPNNDFKETKSFADWILKIGEGTIGGPNDGEVEVEFLEDVIVPSMGDHIHSIVSCIYSSFHNHLDDLSYFQDKAILVPTNEEVDAINDYMLELMKDEGKTYLSSDSLCETKTGDSFEKLVYSPYVLNAFKASGIPNHKLILKKGVPVMLLRNIDQTRGLCNGTRLQIVRLGRHMTEA